Proteins from one Streptomyces sp. NBC_00289 genomic window:
- the cdgB gene encoding diguanylate cyclase CdgB — protein sequence METESEPYVRLASLRQLHQAMAEMNTARSLADTLQTVSDGVVSALGYELACVNLVRPDGDLVVAAFSGNQAAEALITGRVGSRESWERRLGMGEHWGDLVFIPHTEGWVLDDDDVPQWYTDGPAPRFEDEWHPSDRLFAPMFTPGVPGGSCGELIGVLSVDRPRNGRRPGAWGREALQMYAFQAAIAISNARLRANMQRALVRLEREQQALRASEESFRQAFEYAPSGMAIAEMGGDQHGRILRTNDALCRLLGRPASSMRRYAFSDLVHPEDIGTLLRTSAEGGRAELRLGRRDGTYVWVSLRNSVVADAADGPRFLLTHVEDIEERKRRELQLAHRASHDSLTGLPNSAELRSRLSSRLCHRAGHSAALESIDAAFGHPVYDAGGNGFDYPPSVEALDAYDHHVHTVAPEDDRDDGTKGLAVLFCDLDGFKSINDRFGHNAGNEVLIEVARRLSNGVRDGDTVARLGGDEFVVLADGLGRADAQDLAVRLRNEIIQPIRVDGRAVRVGASFGIGWAHCGMTADEVLKSADERMYVEKRSRPKQHRRAG from the coding sequence ACACGGCACGCAGCCTCGCGGACACACTGCAGACCGTCTCGGACGGCGTGGTCAGCGCCCTCGGGTACGAGCTGGCATGCGTCAACCTGGTCCGCCCCGACGGTGACCTGGTGGTCGCCGCCTTCTCCGGCAACCAGGCCGCCGAGGCCCTGATCACCGGCCGGGTCGGCTCACGCGAGTCCTGGGAGCGCCGGCTCGGCATGGGGGAGCACTGGGGCGACCTGGTGTTCATACCGCACACCGAGGGCTGGGTCCTCGACGACGACGACGTGCCCCAGTGGTACACCGACGGACCCGCGCCCCGCTTCGAGGACGAGTGGCACCCCTCCGACCGGCTGTTCGCACCGATGTTCACGCCCGGCGTGCCCGGCGGCTCCTGCGGTGAACTCATCGGCGTCCTGTCCGTGGACCGTCCGCGCAACGGCCGTCGGCCGGGCGCCTGGGGACGCGAAGCGCTCCAGATGTACGCGTTCCAGGCCGCCATAGCGATAAGCAACGCGCGTCTACGCGCCAACATGCAGCGCGCACTGGTCAGGCTCGAAAGGGAACAGCAGGCGTTGCGCGCCAGCGAGGAGAGTTTCCGGCAGGCCTTCGAGTACGCCCCCTCCGGCATGGCCATCGCCGAGATGGGCGGCGACCAGCACGGCCGCATCCTGCGCACCAACGACGCCCTGTGCCGCCTGCTCGGCCGCCCCGCCTCCTCGATGCGCCGCTACGCCTTCTCCGACCTCGTGCACCCCGAGGACATAGGCACGCTCCTGCGGACCTCCGCCGAGGGCGGACGCGCGGAACTCAGGCTCGGCCGCCGGGACGGCACCTACGTCTGGGTCAGCCTGCGCAACTCGGTCGTCGCGGACGCCGCCGACGGCCCCCGTTTCCTGCTCACCCACGTCGAGGACATAGAGGAGCGCAAGCGCCGCGAGCTCCAGCTCGCCCACCGCGCCTCCCACGACTCGCTCACCGGACTGCCGAACTCCGCCGAGCTGCGCTCCCGCCTCTCCTCCCGCCTGTGCCACCGGGCCGGTCACTCCGCCGCCCTGGAGTCCATCGACGCGGCCTTCGGACATCCCGTCTACGACGCGGGCGGCAACGGCTTCGACTACCCGCCGTCCGTCGAGGCGCTGGACGCCTACGACCACCACGTGCACACCGTCGCCCCCGAGGACGACCGCGACGACGGCACCAAGGGGCTCGCCGTCCTCTTCTGCGACCTCGACGGCTTCAAGTCGATCAACGACCGGTTCGGCCACAACGCCGGGAACGAGGTCCTCATCGAGGTCGCCCGGCGGCTATCGAACGGAGTGCGGGACGGCGACACGGTGGCCCGGCTCGGCGGCGACGAGTTCGTGGTGCTCGCCGACGGGCTCGGCCGGGCCGACGCCCAGGACCTCGCCGTACGCCTGCGCAACGAGATCATCCAGCCGATCCGGGTCGACGGCCGCGCCGTTCGGGTCGGGGCCAGCTTCGGCATCGGCTGGGCGCACTGCGGGATGACCGCGGACGAGGTGTTGAAATCCGCTGACGAGCGGATGTACGTAGAGAAACGATCTCGTCCCAAACAACACAGACGCGCGGGATGA
- the nagA gene encoding N-acetylglucosamine-6-phosphate deacetylase — MANPTGARGTARPATTHPRPATGATRRVLAGARVVLPTGIVADGRVTVDGGRIAPDIPRDDAEVIDVSGHWLVPGFVDIHNHGGGGASFSGPVEDVLTAVRTHRLHGTTTLVASTVTDDMDFLTRQAGLLSELAEQGDIAGIHFEGPFISPCRKGAHAERLLRDPDPAEVRKLIEAARGRAKMVTLATELPGGLDSVRLLAEHGVIAAIGHTDATYEQTVEAIDAGATVATHLFNAMPQIGHRAPGPIAALLEDERVTVELINDGTHLHPASLQLAFHHAGAGRVAFITDAMDAAGVGDGRYQLGPLEVEVSEGVARLVEGGSIAGSTLTLDRAFQRAVTIDGLAVEDVVTALSANPARLLGMYDTVGSLEPGKDADLVLLDADFGLRGVMRRGEWVVEPQLA; from the coding sequence ATGGCCAACCCCACAGGGGCGCGGGGAACTGCGCGACCAGCCACGACGCACCCCCGGCCCGCGACCGGCGCGACCAGGCGGGTGCTCGCCGGCGCCCGGGTGGTGCTGCCCACCGGCATCGTGGCCGACGGCCGGGTCACCGTCGACGGCGGCCGCATCGCCCCCGACATCCCGCGGGACGACGCCGAGGTCATCGACGTGAGCGGCCACTGGCTGGTCCCCGGCTTCGTCGACATCCACAACCACGGCGGCGGAGGCGCGTCCTTCTCCGGCCCGGTGGAGGACGTCCTCACCGCGGTCCGCACCCACCGCCTGCACGGTACGACCACCCTGGTCGCCTCGACCGTCACCGACGACATGGACTTCCTGACCCGGCAGGCCGGGCTGCTGTCCGAACTCGCCGAGCAGGGCGACATCGCGGGCATCCACTTCGAGGGACCGTTCATCTCACCGTGCCGCAAGGGCGCGCACGCCGAGCGGCTGCTGCGCGACCCGGACCCGGCGGAGGTCCGCAAGCTGATCGAGGCGGCGCGCGGCCGGGCGAAGATGGTCACGCTCGCCACCGAACTCCCCGGCGGCCTCGACTCCGTACGGCTGCTCGCGGAGCACGGCGTGATCGCGGCGATCGGCCACACGGACGCGACGTACGAGCAGACCGTGGAGGCGATCGACGCGGGCGCCACGGTGGCCACCCACCTGTTCAACGCGATGCCGCAGATCGGCCATCGCGCCCCCGGCCCGATCGCCGCCCTCCTGGAGGACGAGCGCGTCACGGTCGAGCTCATCAACGACGGCACGCACCTGCACCCGGCCTCCCTCCAGCTGGCGTTCCACCACGCGGGCGCCGGACGGGTGGCGTTCATCACCGACGCCATGGACGCGGCCGGTGTCGGCGACGGCCGCTACCAGCTCGGCCCGCTGGAGGTCGAGGTCAGCGAGGGCGTGGCGCGCCTGGTGGAGGGCGGCTCCATCGCGGGCTCCACCCTCACCCTGGACCGCGCCTTCCAGCGGGCGGTGACGATCGACGGGCTGGCCGTCGAGGACGTGGTGACCGCCCTGTCCGCCAACCCGGCCAGGCTGCTGGGCATGTACGACACGGTGGGCTCCCTGGAGCCCGGCAAGGACGCCGACCTGGTGCTGCTGGACGCCGACTTCGGCCTCAGGGGCGTGATGCGCCGCGGCGAGTGGGTGGTCGAACCCCAACTGGCCTGA
- a CDS encoding 1-phosphofructokinase family hexose kinase yields the protein MILTVTLNTALDITYRVAALRPHASHRISEVTERPGGKGLNVARVLAALGHRVTVTGFAGGATGHAVRERLTAVPGLVDALLPVAGATRRTIAVVDEHSGDTTQLNEPGPTVAPAEWAAFRRLYGELVASASAVALCGSLPPGVPVGAYAELIRTARTAGVPVLLDTAGEPLRRGVAARPDIVKPNADELAELTGSHEPSQATRDARRRGAHAVVASLGPAGLLAVTPEGRWRATPPARVRGNPTGAGDSAVAGLLSGLADNLPWPDRLARAVALSAATVLAPVAGEFSRTAYEDLLPRVAVTGDADAA from the coding sequence GTGATCCTCACGGTCACACTGAACACCGCTCTCGACATCACCTATCGCGTGGCGGCACTGCGGCCCCACGCCTCCCACCGGATCTCCGAGGTCACCGAACGCCCGGGCGGCAAGGGCCTGAACGTGGCCCGCGTCCTCGCGGCCCTCGGCCACCGGGTGACGGTCACCGGCTTCGCGGGCGGCGCCACCGGGCACGCCGTACGCGAACGGCTCACCGCCGTACCGGGGTTGGTGGACGCGCTCCTTCCGGTCGCCGGTGCGACCCGGCGCACGATCGCCGTCGTGGACGAACACAGCGGCGACACCACCCAGCTCAACGAACCCGGCCCGACGGTCGCTCCGGCCGAGTGGGCCGCCTTCAGGAGGCTGTACGGCGAACTGGTCGCGTCCGCCTCGGCGGTGGCCCTGTGCGGCAGCCTGCCGCCGGGGGTGCCGGTGGGGGCGTACGCCGAGCTGATACGGACGGCGCGGACCGCGGGGGTCCCGGTCCTGCTGGACACCGCGGGCGAACCGCTGCGCCGCGGGGTGGCCGCCCGCCCCGACATCGTGAAGCCGAACGCCGACGAACTCGCCGAACTCACCGGCTCCCACGAGCCGTCGCAGGCCACCCGGGACGCCCGTCGGCGCGGCGCCCACGCCGTCGTCGCCTCCCTGGGTCCCGCCGGGCTGCTCGCGGTGACCCCGGAGGGCCGCTGGCGCGCCACCCCGCCCGCCCGTGTCCGGGGCAATCCGACGGGCGCCGGTGACTCGGCGGTCGCGGGTCTGCTGTCGGGCCTGGCCGACAACCTGCCCTGGCCGGACCGGCTGGCCCGCGCGGTCGCCCTGTCCGCGGCGACGGTCCTGGCCCCGGTGGCGGGCGAGTTCAGCCGCACCGCCTACGAGGACCTGCTGCCACGGGTCGCGGTGACGGGGGACGCCGACGCGGCCTGA
- a CDS encoding CBM35 domain-containing protein: protein MTSGNNGATPPEDDDPFGYLYADGQANGAQPPSGGGYGYPNSVNRVRAVGQRQYGQQQAQTAQYGQPTVPQQPGPHGQPNSHYAAPETFPGGGAPTSPQQTHGGGGRGRGPNTKGLLIGAIAVVAAVVIGISVAMMNGDSDDKAGDNQASAAPTASKSTQPSPSNSNSAASEENLPTIDAKALLLGGGAATASDVKGAKADGGVYVTGFNATGASVTWNVSGIPKAGKYSVYVGYSVPGRDATATLTVNGTASNSPVDLKNYAKVGEGDYEKGWTQTYNYIQLNKGTNTIKVSCENGNQCDALLDQMWLVNGWVDS, encoded by the coding sequence ATGACGTCCGGCAACAACGGCGCGACCCCGCCCGAGGACGACGACCCGTTCGGCTACCTCTACGCCGACGGGCAGGCCAACGGGGCGCAGCCGCCGTCCGGCGGAGGCTACGGCTACCCGAACTCCGTCAACCGGGTGCGTGCCGTCGGCCAGCGCCAGTACGGCCAGCAGCAGGCGCAGACCGCGCAGTACGGCCAGCCGACCGTGCCGCAGCAGCCAGGCCCGCACGGCCAGCCGAACTCGCACTACGCCGCGCCCGAGACGTTCCCCGGCGGCGGCGCTCCCACGTCCCCGCAGCAGACGCACGGCGGCGGCGGCCGGGGCCGCGGTCCCAACACCAAGGGTCTGCTGATCGGCGCGATCGCGGTGGTCGCCGCGGTCGTCATCGGCATCAGCGTGGCCATGATGAACGGCGACTCGGACGACAAGGCGGGCGACAACCAGGCGTCCGCCGCGCCCACCGCCTCGAAGAGCACCCAGCCGAGCCCGTCGAACAGCAACAGCGCGGCGAGCGAGGAGAACCTGCCGACCATCGACGCGAAGGCCCTGCTGCTCGGTGGCGGCGCCGCCACCGCGTCCGACGTCAAGGGCGCCAAGGCCGACGGCGGCGTCTACGTGACCGGATTCAACGCCACCGGCGCCTCCGTCACCTGGAACGTCAGCGGCATCCCCAAGGCCGGCAAGTACAGCGTGTACGTCGGCTACAGCGTGCCGGGCAGGGACGCCACCGCGACCCTCACGGTCAACGGCACGGCCTCCAACTCGCCGGTCGACCTGAAGAACTACGCGAAAGTCGGCGAGGGCGACTACGAGAAGGGCTGGACGCAGACCTACAACTACATCCAGCTCAACAAGGGCACCAACACGATCAAGGTCTCCTGCGAGAACGGGAACCAGTGCGACGCCCTGCTCGACCAGATGTGGCTGGTCAACGGCTGGGTCGACTCCTAG